The following are encoded together in the Triticum dicoccoides isolate Atlit2015 ecotype Zavitan chromosome 6B, WEW_v2.0, whole genome shotgun sequence genome:
- the LOC119325112 gene encoding disease resistance protein Pik-2-like translates to MEGAAHAIVSNIGQLVGEEFQQLRGVGGEVARLRDELATMNALLRMQAEAEEGAVDHFVREWLKQLREVGYDAQDCVDLYLFRVRTRSGDRFIVRCKRQIKTLWCRHFLAGDIRALRAHAAAINEQHARYGVSLTSLRRPPSNMPTVRASAHVLHHADDPDRFVGIKEQASGLADKVKAASDTTDIKVFSIVGFGGLGKTTLVMEVCRQLEADFERQAQVSVSQVLDLKGLLRDVLHQIVKLKAADRAETVDQPLAGIDSMDIEQLRTNIQSILTKKRYLIVIDDVWTEVAWNSIRSMLPDNDLGSIIIVTTRIETVAKACSCAHDDYIHPIAPLNEDNSKKLFLRSTFGSINASCPEDLEDSMVKVLKKCGGLPLAIVSIGSLLAGYRSPESKYMWETVLKSLGSHIDNHPTLEGMRRIITLSYDHLPHHLKSCMMYLSIFPEDFLIAKDRLLRRWIAEGLVAEKRGLTLMEIAEGYFNELVSRSMIDRAADRVTDTDGREQMCRVHDMMLEVMVSKSLEANFVSLLGEAYEGMPYDRVRRLSIHGGVEASSKMAEDHGRKNKIKGMNVKHVRSLSMFALDGHKLLNQLDEFTLLRVLDLEKCTGLGKRQMDDICRMYLLRFLNLKGTDVSVVPSKIDQLEHLQTLDVRATRLEDLPKTVTNLEKLESLLYSNKDRYWDFHWEAPKGLRKMKALRKVNNLTVRSNIDVIEEIGELEQLQELDISVIPEIDEAHQDKLDESLSRLYSLRCLNLQIVTNTEWKKNFLQNLKSTPPRLLRYVRLCGTLQGKTGVLGVPTLTDWVSKLTNLVEFAIAWAHLRGDTLFDVLSKLPNLKTLTLEISFHSEKKIVARTSHKFPALTELRMDGVRSVPEVYEFEKGCMQNLETIFLSFGCYKQRIVGIEHLTNLKEVQLTGTKENQTMVDTLKELEEENARRERNGSNLLRVKVRYE, encoded by the exons ATGGAGGGCGCGGCGCATGCCATTGTGAGCAATATTGGGCAGCTGGTGGGGGAGGAGTTCCAGCAGCTCCGTGGCGtgggcggcgaggtggctcggctgaGGGACGAGCTTGCCACCATGAACGCCCTCCTCCGCATGCAGGCTGAAGCCGAGGAGGGTGCGGTGGACCACTTTGTTCGGGAGTGGCTGAAGCAGCTGCGGGAGGTGGGCTACGACGCCCAGGACTGCGTCGATCTCTATCTGTTCCGCGTGAGGACCAGGTCCGGCGACCGCTTTATCGTCCGGTGCAAGCGACAGATTAAGACGCTTTGGTGTCGCCATTTCCTCGCCGGTGATATCAGGGCCCTCCGCGCCCATGCTGCTGCCATCAACGAGCAACATGCTCGTTATGGCGTCAGCCTCACGTCACTGCGCCGTCCTCCTTCCAATATGCCAACGGTTCGGGCGTCGGCGCATGTGCTCCACCATGCCGACGACCCTGACAGGTTCGTCGGCATCAAGGAACAGGCCAGTGGCCTGGCGGATAAGGTGAAGGCGGCGAGTGACACCACTGATATCAAGGTATTCTCCATCGTGGGGTTCGGTGGGCTCGGAAAGACCACGCTGGTCATGGAGGTGTGCCGGCAGCTGGAAGCCGACTTCGAGCGCCAAGCACAAGTGTCCGTGTCCCAGGTGCTCGACCTCAAGGGACTCCTCAGGGACGTGCTGCATCAGATCGTCAAGCTGAAAGCTGCAGATCGTGCAGAAACTGTCGACCAGCCCCTTGCTGGCATTGACAGCATGGACATTGAACAGCTCCGCACAAATATCCAGTCGATTCTCACCAAGAAGAG GTACCTTATTGTGATCGACGATGTTTGGACCGAAGTAGCATGGAATTCAATCCGATCCATGTTACCAGATAATGACCTCGGCAGTATAATCATTGTGACTACTCGGATAGAAACTGTGGCCAAAGCATGTAGCTGTGCTCATGATGATTACATCCATCCTATAGCGCCCCTCAATGAAGATAActccaagaagttattcctcagaAGTACTTTTGGCTCCATAAATGCCTCCTGCCCCGAGGATCTGGAAGATTCTATGGTAAAAGTTCTAAAAAAATGTGGTGGACTGCCATTGGCCATTGTAAGCATTGGCAGCCTTTTGGCAGGCTACAGATctcctgaaagcaaatatatgtgGGAAACAGTTCTGAAATCACTTGGTTCACATATAGATAACCACCCTACCCTTGAGGGGATGAGACGGATAATCACACTTAGCTACGACCACCTACCTCATCACCTCAAGAGTTGCATGATGTATCTTAGCATATTCCCAGAGGACTTTTTGATTGCCAAGGATAGGCTGTTGAGGAGATGGATTGCCGAAGGATTGGTTGCTGAGAAGCGGGGGTTGACCCTAATGGAGATTGCAGAAGGCTACTTCAATGAGTTGGTGAGTAGAAGCATGATTGATCGGGCTGCAGATAGAGTGACCGATACTGATGGGAGGGAGCAGATGTGTCGTGTCCACGACATGATGCTTGAGGTCATGGTGTCCAAATCCCTTGAGGCTAACTTTGTAAGCCTGTTAGGTGAGGCGTACGAAGGGATGCCGTATGATAGGGTTCGCCGCCTCTCCATCCATGGTGGAGTAGAGGCATCCAGCAAAATGGCAGAGGATCATGGAAGGAAAAATAAAATCAAAGGGATGAATGTAAAACATGTCCGATCACTTAGTATGTTTGCACTTGATGGGCACAAGTTGCTTAATCAGCTAGATGAGTTCACCTTGCTGAGGGTACTTGATCTGGAAAAGTGCACGGGCctaggaaaaaggcaaatggatgATATCTGCAGAATGTACCTTCTAAGGTTCTTGAATTTGAAAGGAACAGATGTCAGTGTGGTTCCTTCCAAAATTGATCAGCTAGAGCATTTGCAGACACTTGATGTACGTGCCACACGCCTTGAAGATCTACCAAAAACTGTGACAAATCTGGAGAAACTTGAGAGCCTGCTGTACTCCAACAAGGATAGATACTGGGATTTCCATTGGGAAGCGCCAAAGGGCCTAAGAAAAATGAAGGCTCTACGGAAGGTGAATAATTTGACCGTCAGATCCAACATTGATGTTATTGAGGAGATCGGCGAGCTAGAACAATTGCAAGAATTAGATATCTCTGTTATACCAGAGATTGATGAGGCTCATCAGGACAAGCTTGACGAGTCACTGAGTAGGTTATACTCCCTCCGATGCCTTAACCTTCAAATTGTTACTAATACAGAGTGGAAGAAGAACTTTCTGCAGAACCTCAAGTCAACGCCACCACGGCTCCTGAGATACGTTAGGTTGTGTGGTACCCTCCAAGGAAAGACAGGTGTCCTTGGTGTACCTACGTTGACTGACTGGGTTAGTAAACTGACTAATCTTGTTGAGTTTGCCATAGCTTGGGCACATCTTCGTGGTGACACCCTATTCGACGTCCTGTCTAAGCTGCCCAACCTGAAGACCCTGACCCTCGAGATAAGCTTCCATTCTGAAAAGAAGATAGTTGCACGCACTAGCCATAAATTTCCGGCGCTGACGGAACTGAGAATGGACGGTGTTCGTAGTGTTCCTGAAGTTTACGAATTTGAGAAAGGATGCATGCAAAATCTGGAGACCATTTTTCTTTCTTTCGGTTGCTACAAGCAGAGAATTGTCGGAATCGAGCACTTGACCAACCTTAAAGAGGTGCAGCTCACCGGTACGAAAGAAAACCAAACAATGGTGGATACATTGAAGGAGCTAGAGGAAGAGAATGCCAGGCGTGAGCGCAATGGTTCCAACCTGTTGAGAGTGAAAGTGAGATATGAGTGA